The proteins below come from a single Chryseobacterium bernardetii genomic window:
- a CDS encoding ring-cleaving dioxygenase → MKLITGLHHVTAITGNAQENIDFYTGVLGLRLVKKTVNFDYSDVYHFYFGDEYGTPGTIMTTFPYGKDLINGRHGKGMLNTTAFSVSIDALDYWMNRLDQFNIAYKQPQQRLSGEVFIYLEDFDGLGLELVFNDKDKRKGYYNGYIPEDYALKGIHHVEIWQDAYERMAALLTTQMDHKIISESPDRLRLGTEDLPGKYVDLLSTPNALKGLAGRGTVHHVAFATPDAQTQLEMVERLNAFGLEHTEVKDRKYFTSVYFKEPGGVLFEIATSGPGFDVDEEAAFLGEDLQLPQQFEKRRERLMDVLPKINYPTEKYR, encoded by the coding sequence ATGAAACTTATCACAGGACTGCACCACGTTACAGCAATTACGGGTAATGCCCAGGAAAATATAGATTTTTATACAGGCGTTTTGGGACTTCGCCTGGTTAAGAAAACAGTAAATTTTGATTATTCGGATGTGTACCACTTTTATTTCGGAGACGAATACGGAACTCCGGGAACCATCATGACCACTTTTCCATATGGTAAAGACCTGATTAATGGAAGGCATGGAAAAGGAATGCTGAATACCACTGCTTTCTCAGTGTCTATAGATGCCCTGGATTACTGGATGAACCGTTTGGATCAGTTTAATATTGCTTATAAACAGCCGCAACAAAGACTATCAGGTGAAGTTTTTATTTATCTTGAAGACTTTGACGGATTGGGTCTTGAGTTGGTTTTTAACGATAAAGATAAAAGAAAAGGGTACTATAACGGATATATTCCTGAAGACTATGCTTTAAAAGGAATACACCACGTTGAAATCTGGCAGGATGCCTATGAAAGAATGGCCGCTCTGTTAACCACTCAGATGGATCATAAGATCATTAGTGAGAGCCCTGACCGGTTGCGATTAGGTACGGAAGATCTTCCCGGAAAATATGTAGACCTTCTTTCTACTCCTAATGCATTAAAAGGATTAGCCGGAAGAGGAACTGTTCATCATGTGGCTTTTGCAACTCCCGATGCCCAGACACAACTTGAAATGGTTGAAAGATTAAATGCTTTTGGATTGGAGCATACTGAAGTGAAAGACAGAAAATACTTTACATCGGTCTATTTCAAAGAACCCGGAGGTGTTCTGTTTGAAATAGCCACTTCAGGTCCGGGGTTTGATGTGGATGAAGAAGCCGCATTTTTAGGAGAAGATCTGCAGTTACCCCAACAGTTTGAGAAAAGGAGGGAGCGTTTAATGGATGTTCTTCCTAAAATCAATTATCCAACAGAAAAATACAGATAG
- a CDS encoding GNAT family N-acetyltransferase, translated as MERTEIVLEGRKGEIQLFSDDQKAGKMDISVIGKKLTVYHTEVNPEFEGKGFAKILLGRLVSYARENDLKIVPLCPFVHAQFKRHPEEYNDVWLREGM; from the coding sequence ATGGAAAGAACAGAAATAGTTTTGGAAGGAAGAAAAGGAGAAATCCAGCTTTTTTCAGACGATCAAAAAGCCGGTAAGATGGATATTTCAGTTATTGGAAAAAAACTGACTGTGTACCATACTGAAGTTAATCCTGAATTTGAAGGAAAAGGTTTTGCCAAAATTTTATTGGGAAGGCTGGTTTCCTATGCAAGAGAGAATGATCTGAAAATTGTACCGCTATGTCCGTTTGTGCATGCACAGTTCAAACGCCATCCGGAAGAATATAATGATGTGTGGTTAAGAGAAGGAATGTAA
- a CDS encoding ring-cleaving dioxygenase — MDNRILGLHHITAIADNAKRNLDFYTQVLGVRLVKKTVNFDDPGTYHFYFGNENGTPGTILTFFPWEGIGQGSNGSGMATHIGYSVPKGSLEFWKNRLKSFNVNIEEGEIFGEKMISFKDPDGLQLQFIEPAGDDNRKVWTTDDIKDENALKGFHNVTLTLKRAEPTLKVLTDLLGYGLQKQEGERYRLGTDAIDTANLIDIIENDTIPTGRNAAGTNHHIAFRVKDDNVLMEYREKALSAGLSITPKINRDYFYSLYFREPGGVLFEIATDNPGFTVDEPLDELGKNLKLPAQYEGMRSKIEGVLPKLS, encoded by the coding sequence ATGGACAATAGAATATTAGGACTGCATCATATCACTGCTATTGCAGACAATGCGAAAAGAAATTTAGATTTTTACACTCAGGTTTTAGGAGTACGACTGGTGAAAAAAACCGTTAATTTCGATGATCCTGGAACTTATCACTTTTACTTTGGTAATGAAAACGGAACACCGGGAACGATTCTTACTTTCTTTCCATGGGAAGGAATAGGGCAGGGTTCCAACGGAAGCGGGATGGCTACTCATATCGGATATTCTGTTCCTAAAGGAAGCCTGGAGTTCTGGAAAAACCGTTTAAAAAGCTTCAATGTGAATATAGAAGAAGGTGAAATCTTTGGTGAAAAGATGATCTCTTTTAAAGATCCGGACGGCCTTCAGTTACAGTTTATAGAACCAGCTGGAGATGATAACCGAAAAGTATGGACAACCGATGATATAAAAGATGAAAATGCTTTAAAAGGATTCCATAATGTAACTTTAACTCTAAAAAGAGCAGAGCCTACCCTAAAAGTTCTGACAGATCTTTTAGGATATGGCCTTCAGAAACAGGAAGGCGAAAGATACAGATTGGGGACAGATGCTATTGATACTGCCAATCTTATTGATATTATTGAAAATGATACCATTCCAACCGGAAGAAATGCTGCGGGAACCAATCATCACATTGCTTTCAGAGTAAAAGATGATAATGTTTTGATGGAATACCGTGAAAAAGCTTTATCTGCAGGGTTAAGCATTACCCCGAAAATCAACAGGGATTATTTCTATTCCTTGTATTTCCGCGAACCAGGAGGTGTTTTATTTGAAATTGCTACCGATAATCCAGGATTTACAGTAGACGAACCCCTGGATGAACTGGGAAAAAATCTAAAGCTTCCTGCTCAGTACGAAGGAATGCGCAGTAAAATAGAAGGGGTATTACCGAAGTTATCATAG
- a CDS encoding EamA family transporter yields the protein MSNSKNKWLIPLAFTNIYVIWGITFLAISFGLKGFPPFILSGLRFLVAGILMIGYLLSKGEKANSLINWKKNAITGILILTGGTGLVAWGEQYVTASEAAISIATGPFWFIAIDRKNWKYYFSDKFIPIGLVIGFIGLVFFLKGSVNSYAAHTSVDDHLRITAFIVLGLSSIAWVLGSLYSKKNLASQSTFMNIAQQLIVAGAAAFLITIFRGEWTGFSVSTVPVSAWAGVLFLIFFGSIVAYLSYIWLLSVKPAALVSTHTYINPIVTVIAGWIVANQSINGGQLYGLAIILLGVLLTNITKYFKLSKRSKVKIRRVRRFFNRAGKRYQPI from the coding sequence ATGAGCAATTCTAAAAACAAATGGCTGATACCATTAGCATTTACAAATATCTATGTAATATGGGGAATTACGTTTTTAGCTATTTCATTTGGACTGAAAGGTTTTCCACCGTTTATTCTTTCCGGATTGAGATTTCTGGTAGCAGGAATTCTGATGATCGGGTATCTCCTGTCTAAAGGAGAAAAAGCAAACTCTCTTATCAACTGGAAAAAAAATGCAATTACCGGAATCCTGATCCTTACCGGAGGAACAGGCCTCGTAGCCTGGGGAGAGCAGTATGTAACCGCTTCTGAAGCGGCAATCTCTATAGCAACCGGACCTTTCTGGTTCATTGCTATTGACAGAAAAAACTGGAAATACTATTTTTCAGATAAATTTATTCCGATAGGTCTGGTGATCGGGTTTATAGGATTGGTATTTTTCTTAAAGGGAAGTGTTAATTCATATGCTGCACACACTTCTGTTGACGACCACCTCCGTATTACGGCCTTCATTGTATTAGGATTAAGTTCTATTGCATGGGTATTGGGATCTTTGTATTCCAAGAAAAATCTGGCTTCTCAGTCTACTTTTATGAATATTGCCCAACAACTTATTGTTGCCGGGGCTGCTGCTTTTCTTATTACCATATTCCGAGGGGAATGGACTGGTTTTTCGGTTTCTACAGTACCGGTCTCAGCCTGGGCAGGAGTTCTGTTTTTAATCTTCTTTGGATCGATAGTCGCTTATTTGTCGTACATTTGGCTGTTGTCCGTGAAACCCGCTGCTTTGGTGAGCACCCACACCTACATTAACCCTATTGTTACGGTTATTGCCGGATGGATTGTGGCTAATCAAAGTATCAATGGAGGCCAGTTATATGGTTTGGCAATCATATTGCTGGGAGTACTGCTGACTAATATCACCAAGTATTTCAAGCTTTCAAAGCGGTCTAAGGTCAAAATCAGAAGAGTGAGGAGATTTTTTAACAGGGCAGGCAAGAGATATCAGCCTATTTAA
- a CDS encoding methionine ABC transporter ATP-binding protein, which translates to MIEIRNISKTFHQKKQAFKALDQVSLNINKGDIVGIIGFSGAGKSTLIRTVNLLERPDEGHIIINGKDFTQLSSKQLAEERKKIGMIFQHFNLLSSRTVFDNVALPLELDHSGKDQINKKVNELLKIVGLEDKANDYPKSLSGGQKQRVAIARALANDPHLLLCDEATSALDPVTTQSILQLLKDINQRLGITILLITHEMEVIKAVCNHVAVIDKGKLLAKGTLSEIISNRENPVIQQFINSDVMTLPQELNNRLQKEPQDGLFPLVEIELNEKISVEQILSALYNEHKIPYKLLKADVEYFGNSNFGKLLLQLQGAAEENQKAIYYFNQNKIQNTVKGYA; encoded by the coding sequence ATGATAGAAATCAGAAATATATCAAAAACATTTCATCAGAAGAAACAGGCCTTTAAGGCACTGGATCAGGTGAGTCTCAATATAAATAAGGGAGATATTGTAGGAATCATTGGATTCTCCGGAGCAGGAAAAAGTACCCTGATCCGTACCGTTAATTTGTTGGAAAGGCCGGATGAAGGTCATATCATTATTAATGGAAAAGATTTTACTCAATTGAGTTCAAAGCAGCTTGCGGAAGAACGCAAAAAGATAGGAATGATCTTCCAGCATTTTAATTTACTTTCTTCGAGAACCGTTTTTGATAATGTAGCACTTCCACTGGAGCTGGATCACAGCGGCAAAGATCAGATTAATAAAAAGGTTAATGAATTATTGAAAATTGTTGGCCTTGAAGATAAAGCCAATGATTACCCCAAGAGTCTTTCAGGAGGACAAAAACAAAGAGTTGCCATTGCAAGGGCTCTGGCCAATGACCCTCACCTGTTGCTTTGTGATGAAGCCACCAGTGCGCTGGATCCGGTGACCACGCAGTCTATTTTACAGCTGTTAAAGGACATTAACCAGAGATTGGGGATTACCATCCTTCTGATTACCCATGAAATGGAAGTTATTAAAGCCGTTTGTAACCACGTTGCTGTAATTGATAAAGGAAAACTTTTAGCCAAAGGAACTTTAAGCGAGATCATTTCAAACCGGGAAAATCCGGTGATCCAACAATTTATAAATTCAGATGTCATGACCCTGCCACAGGAACTCAATAACAGACTGCAGAAAGAACCACAGGATGGTTTATTTCCGCTGGTCGAAATAGAACTTAACGAAAAAATAAGTGTTGAACAGATTCTTTCAGCATTATATAATGAACATAAAATTCCTTACAAGCTTTTGAAAGCAGATGTAGAATATTTTGGGAATTCTAATTTTGGTAAACTACTTTTGCAACTTCAGGGAGCGGCTGAGGAAAACCAGAAAGCCATTTATTATTTTAATCAGAATAAAATTCAAAATACAGTAAAAGGATATGCTTAG
- the metI gene encoding methionine ABC transporter permease MetI — MLSDAVLALLAKGTWETVYMTFVSGFFGFVLGLPVGIFLFLTRKGQLLENAGYHRALSIIVNIFRAIPFIILIVWMIPFTRILAGTSIGVNAALVPLSVGAAPFIARLVENSLIEVPHGLIETARALGASPFQIIRKVLLPEALPSLINNATITLITLVGYSAMGGAVGAGGLGQVGYQYGYIGYDVVIMNTVLILLVLLVFIIQFMGDRLSKKFDHR, encoded by the coding sequence ATGCTTAGTGATGCAGTACTTGCCCTTTTGGCAAAAGGAACCTGGGAAACAGTTTATATGACATTCGTGTCCGGATTTTTTGGATTTGTTTTAGGGCTTCCGGTTGGGATTTTTTTATTTTTAACAAGAAAAGGACAATTACTGGAAAATGCAGGCTATCACAGAGCATTATCCATTATTGTAAATATTTTCCGTGCCATCCCTTTCATTATTTTAATTGTGTGGATGATCCCATTTACAAGGATTTTGGCAGGAACATCCATTGGTGTTAATGCAGCATTGGTTCCCTTAAGTGTGGGAGCTGCCCCTTTCATTGCCAGATTGGTGGAAAACAGCCTTATTGAAGTTCCTCACGGGTTAATTGAAACCGCAAGGGCATTGGGAGCTTCTCCTTTTCAGATCATCAGAAAGGTTTTGCTTCCTGAAGCTCTTCCTTCATTAATTAATAATGCCACCATTACTTTAATTACACTGGTAGGATATTCTGCAATGGGAGGTGCTGTAGGTGCCGGCGGATTGGGGCAAGTTGGGTACCAGTACGGATATATTGGTTATGATGTTGTGATCATGAATACCGTTTTGATATTACTTGTTCTTTTGGTATTTATCATCCAGTTTATGGGAGATAGATTGTCTAAGAAGTTTGACCATAGATAA
- the metQ gene encoding methionine ABC transporter substrate-binding lipoprotein MetQ — MKKIKILGLIAAGIFLFSACSGRKDDPNFIRVGITYGPEQEVAEVAKKVAKEKYNLEVELIPFNDYVVPNEALMNGDIDANAFQHAPYLTEQSKQRGYNLAIVGNTFVYPIVAYSKKIKTLSELQNGSTIVIPNDPTNGGRSLLLLQKNGLLKLKAGVGLLPKVTDITENPRQLNIMEIEGAQIPRVLDDRDVVVGIINNNFAAQAGLDSEKQGIFKEDKDSPYVNLVVARQDNKNSQKVKKFVKAYQSDEVEKKALEVFKGGAVKGW; from the coding sequence ATGAAAAAAATAAAGATTTTAGGTTTAATTGCTGCTGGAATATTCCTCTTCAGTGCCTGCTCAGGAAGAAAGGATGATCCGAATTTTATCCGTGTGGGAATTACGTATGGGCCGGAGCAGGAAGTAGCTGAAGTAGCGAAAAAAGTAGCGAAGGAAAAATATAACCTTGAAGTGGAGCTGATTCCTTTCAATGATTATGTAGTTCCCAATGAAGCCTTAATGAACGGTGATATTGATGCCAATGCCTTTCAGCATGCTCCTTATTTAACCGAACAATCAAAACAGAGAGGCTATAATCTTGCGATCGTAGGAAATACTTTTGTTTATCCTATTGTAGCCTATTCTAAAAAAATTAAAACCCTTAGTGAACTTCAAAACGGAAGCACCATCGTTATTCCTAATGATCCTACCAATGGCGGACGCTCACTACTTCTATTACAAAAAAACGGCCTGCTGAAATTAAAAGCAGGGGTTGGGTTGCTTCCCAAAGTGACTGATATTACAGAAAATCCCAGACAACTGAATATTATGGAAATTGAAGGCGCACAAATCCCAAGGGTTTTGGATGACAGGGATGTTGTAGTGGGTATTATCAATAACAATTTCGCAGCACAGGCCGGTCTGGATTCAGAAAAGCAGGGAATATTCAAAGAAGATAAAGATTCTCCTTATGTTAATCTTGTTGTAGCAAGACAGGATAACAAGAACAGCCAAAAGGTTAAAAAATTCGTAAAAGCTTACCAATCTGATGAAGTGGAAAAAAAAGCACTGGAAGTATTTAAAGGAGGAGCTGTGAAAGGATGGTAA
- a CDS encoding glycoside hydrolase family 3 C-terminal domain-containing protein, whose protein sequence is MLKKTAIVSLFTFISVSYMAQNTTPVYLDESKPVEERIKDALSKMTLEEKVAMLHAQSKFSSPGVPRLGIPEFWTTDGPHGVRPEVMWDEWDQAGWTNDSIIAYPALTALSATWNKKMSWNYGKALGEEARYRKKDILLGPGVNIYRTPLNGRNFEYMGEDPYLTSKMVVPYIKGVQSNGVATSVKHFALNNQEMFRHTSNVNVDDRALYEIYLPAFKAAVTEGDSWTIMGAYDMYKGQYASQNQYLLNDILKKEWNYKGVVVSDWGAVNNTEQAIHNGLDLEFGSWTNGLSAGTKNAYDNYYLAKPYLDLIKAGKVGTKELDDKVTRLLRLAYKTTMNRNKPFGNIASEEHKAVAKEIGEEGIVLLKNQGNILPIDINKAKKIAVIGENAIKIMTVGGGSSSLKVKYETLPLDGIKSRFGKQSDVQYARGYVGDIGGEYNGVKSGQDLKDTRSEAELLNEAVELAKKSDYVIFVGGLNKADFQDSEGNDRKSYGLPYNQDHVITALAKANKNLAVVLVSGNAVAMPWIKEVPTVLQAWYLGSEAGNSIASILAGDANPSGKLPFTFPVKLEDNSAHQLGEYPGQKDELAAGKGKDQKNPINITYNEGIFVGYRWHDTKNIKPLFSFGHGLSYTTFEFGKAKADKTTLSQNDTITFTVTVKNTGKKAGAEVAQLYISDIKSSVPRPAKELKGFEKVYLNPGEQKEVSFTIDKSALSFFDAQKHDWVAEPGDFEALIGNSSDAIKTKIKFTLK, encoded by the coding sequence ATGTTAAAGAAAACCGCCATTGTAAGTTTATTCACATTTATTTCTGTTTCTTATATGGCTCAGAACACTACTCCCGTTTATTTAGATGAATCAAAACCTGTAGAAGAGCGCATCAAGGATGCTCTTTCCAAAATGACTCTGGAAGAAAAAGTGGCTATGCTTCATGCACAGTCGAAGTTCAGTTCTCCAGGTGTCCCAAGATTAGGAATTCCCGAATTCTGGACAACTGACGGACCTCACGGTGTTCGCCCTGAAGTAATGTGGGATGAATGGGACCAGGCGGGATGGACTAATGATTCTATTATCGCATACCCCGCCCTGACCGCGCTATCGGCTACATGGAATAAAAAAATGTCCTGGAATTACGGTAAAGCATTGGGAGAAGAGGCCCGCTACAGAAAAAAAGATATTCTTTTAGGACCTGGAGTAAATATCTACAGAACTCCATTGAATGGAAGAAATTTTGAATATATGGGTGAAGATCCGTATCTGACTTCAAAAATGGTAGTGCCTTATATAAAAGGAGTACAATCTAACGGTGTAGCCACTTCTGTTAAGCATTTTGCGTTGAACAACCAGGAGATGTTCCGTCATACCAGCAATGTAAATGTAGATGACAGAGCGCTGTATGAAATTTATCTTCCGGCTTTCAAGGCAGCCGTTACAGAAGGAGACTCCTGGACAATCATGGGAGCTTATGATATGTATAAAGGTCAGTATGCCAGCCAGAATCAGTATCTTTTGAATGATATCCTGAAAAAGGAATGGAATTACAAGGGTGTTGTGGTTTCCGACTGGGGCGCAGTAAACAATACCGAACAGGCTATTCACAACGGATTAGATCTTGAATTTGGCTCATGGACCAACGGTCTTTCTGCAGGAACTAAAAATGCCTATGACAATTATTATCTGGCCAAGCCTTATCTTGATCTTATTAAAGCAGGAAAAGTAGGAACAAAAGAATTGGATGACAAAGTAACCCGGCTTCTCCGCCTTGCTTATAAAACCACAATGAACAGAAATAAACCTTTCGGCAATATTGCCTCCGAAGAGCATAAAGCTGTGGCTAAAGAAATTGGAGAAGAAGGAATTGTTCTGCTAAAAAACCAAGGAAATATTCTCCCTATTGATATTAATAAGGCTAAAAAAATTGCTGTTATTGGTGAAAATGCCATCAAAATTATGACTGTTGGCGGTGGTTCTTCATCATTAAAAGTAAAATATGAAACACTTCCATTAGACGGAATTAAATCAAGATTTGGAAAACAATCTGATGTACAGTATGCCAGAGGATATGTAGGAGATATCGGAGGTGAATACAATGGGGTAAAATCCGGACAGGATTTAAAAGACACCCGTTCTGAAGCTGAACTTTTAAATGAAGCTGTAGAATTGGCAAAAAAATCTGATTATGTAATCTTCGTTGGTGGATTGAATAAAGCAGACTTCCAGGACAGTGAAGGAAACGACAGAAAAAGCTATGGATTGCCATACAACCAGGACCATGTAATTACGGCATTAGCCAAAGCAAATAAAAACCTTGCTGTAGTTTTAGTTTCCGGAAATGCTGTAGCTATGCCATGGATCAAAGAAGTTCCAACTGTTTTACAGGCATGGTATCTTGGTTCTGAAGCAGGGAATTCTATCGCCTCTATTCTGGCTGGTGATGCCAACCCATCAGGGAAGCTTCCCTTTACATTCCCTGTAAAACTTGAAGATAATTCAGCCCATCAGCTTGGAGAATATCCCGGCCAGAAAGATGAATTGGCTGCCGGAAAAGGAAAAGATCAGAAAAACCCGATCAATATTACCTATAACGAAGGAATTTTTGTAGGATATCGTTGGCATGACACCAAAAATATCAAGCCCCTTTTCAGCTTCGGACACGGATTAAGTTATACCACTTTCGAATTTGGAAAAGCCAAGGCAGATAAAACCACCCTGTCACAAAATGATACCATTACTTTTACAGTAACCGTTAAAAATACAGGAAAAAAAGCAGGAGCAGAGGTTGCCCAGCTGTACATCAGTGATATAAAATCATCTGTACCACGTCCTGCCAAAGAACTGAAAGGCTTTGAAAAGGTATATTTAAATCCTGGGGAACAAAAAGAAGTGTCTTTCACTATTGATAAGTCTGCTTTAAGTTTCTTTGATGCTCAGAAGCACGACTGGGTAGCTGAACCTGGAGATTTTGAAGCTTTAATTGGTAACTCTTCAGATGCTATTAAAACAAAAATAAAGTTTACGTTGAAATAG
- a CDS encoding TonB-dependent receptor domain-containing protein: MKTILFPIALLTGSLAIAQQAETPAAKDTVKGNAKEIEAVTLVARKPTVESKVDRTVFNVANSAILAGNTTWDVLRMTPLVSIDNNDEVKAEGQLVTVYINDRKSVFTGKELKEYLKTIPADNLMKIEVITSPSSRYETSGSVINIVLKKRDDEGLKGSISLNNRQSTKNSQYTNFNLNYHKKNFTQTLIGGYNNGNYVQTNQTWDHRYEGNKLTQFNLENLMRNESPSLSSTSEFEINDKNNLGIVLEYSQNRSLHSAESDGFTSKDGDPGESFRQYQTDWGFRRNLGTNAFYKYYDKEKNRILDINLGTNYSSNNNDNLIDKQIDKQGVKTDQQLGVLSSNQMRNYYLKIDYTQPLGKSGGTMEVGGKSEINNHVIPNSLYGFSINDPASEYSNLSKNDRFHYEDRLSSLYANYSKTFFGKLETRVGLRYEYIDYKVRQDVAGTERKDSYGTFLPNLLLKYNFSEKFDLSLTYNRSIWRPWYSEFNPFLMPEINGTYSRGNLYLNPNPNDRLYLKFGILKKYFISARYMYTNQDYWTTYVTENGRTVSLPGNFDGKVEKYYLFANTNQNFLKNKLNVNAGFGWYYINNKDFNEKNKLGGKDYISYWGASANISYTNLFNKNINISAWMELANQNNGNSYANNTNVFHNISVTKIFPKTQMELSMQLMNIFKRPYGDNTTYSPDGTFREYSKWDWYGVSLTFVKRFGNQKVKEATKKDVEKNSGEAK, encoded by the coding sequence ATGAAAACAATATTATTTCCTATAGCATTATTAACAGGTTCACTGGCCATAGCCCAGCAGGCTGAAACTCCGGCTGCAAAAGATACTGTAAAAGGAAATGCAAAAGAAATAGAAGCTGTTACGCTGGTGGCCAGAAAGCCAACAGTAGAATCTAAGGTAGACAGAACTGTATTTAATGTAGCTAACAGTGCAATCCTGGCAGGAAATACAACATGGGATGTTCTGAGAATGACTCCTCTGGTAAGTATTGATAACAATGATGAGGTAAAAGCAGAAGGACAATTGGTTACGGTATACATCAATGACAGGAAATCTGTTTTTACAGGGAAGGAACTGAAGGAATATCTTAAAACAATTCCTGCAGACAACCTCATGAAAATTGAAGTGATTACCAGCCCATCTTCCCGCTATGAAACTTCAGGGTCCGTTATCAACATTGTCCTTAAGAAAAGGGATGATGAGGGCTTAAAAGGGAGTATCTCTCTTAATAACAGGCAGAGTACCAAAAACTCACAATACACCAATTTTAACCTGAATTACCATAAGAAAAATTTTACCCAGACTCTTATTGGAGGGTATAATAATGGAAACTATGTGCAGACGAACCAGACGTGGGATCACCGGTATGAAGGAAATAAGCTTACCCAGTTCAACCTGGAAAACCTAATGAGAAACGAAAGCCCTTCTCTTTCCTCTACGTCAGAATTTGAAATCAATGATAAAAATAATTTAGGTATTGTTCTGGAATATTCACAGAACAGAAGCTTACATTCAGCAGAATCTGATGGATTTACGTCAAAAGATGGAGATCCCGGAGAATCTTTCCGCCAGTATCAAACCGACTGGGGTTTCAGGCGTAATTTGGGTACTAATGCTTTCTATAAATATTATGATAAAGAAAAGAACAGGATTTTAGATATTAATCTGGGAACCAATTACTCCAGTAATAACAATGATAACTTAATTGATAAGCAGATTGATAAACAGGGAGTAAAAACAGATCAGCAGCTTGGAGTGCTCAGTTCAAACCAGATGCGTAATTATTACCTGAAAATAGATTATACACAACCTTTAGGTAAATCCGGGGGAACGATGGAAGTAGGAGGAAAATCGGAAATTAATAATCATGTTATTCCCAACAGTCTGTATGGATTCAGTATCAATGACCCCGCATCAGAATATTCTAATCTGTCTAAAAATGACAGATTCCATTATGAAGACAGGCTCAGCTCTTTATACGCTAACTATAGTAAAACCTTTTTTGGGAAACTGGAAACCAGAGTGGGACTCCGATATGAATATATTGATTATAAAGTAAGACAGGACGTAGCAGGTACAGAAAGGAAAGACTCATATGGAACTTTTCTTCCCAATCTGTTACTGAAATATAATTTTTCAGAGAAGTTTGATCTGAGCCTTACTTATAACCGAAGCATCTGGAGGCCGTGGTATTCTGAATTTAATCCTTTCCTGATGCCAGAAATTAACGGTACCTATTCCAGAGGGAACCTTTACCTGAATCCGAATCCTAATGACAGGCTTTATCTGAAATTCGGAATTCTGAAAAAGTATTTTATTTCTGCAAGATACATGTATACCAATCAGGATTATTGGACTACTTATGTAACAGAAAACGGAAGAACGGTTTCTTTACCCGGGAACTTTGATGGAAAGGTTGAAAAATATTATCTTTTTGCCAATACCAATCAGAATTTCCTGAAAAATAAACTGAATGTAAATGCCGGATTTGGCTGGTATTACATTAATAATAAAGATTTTAATGAAAAGAATAAGCTGGGCGGTAAAGATTATATCAGTTACTGGGGAGCCTCTGCTAATATATCTTACACGAATCTGTTTAATAAGAATATTAATATAAGTGCATGGATGGAACTTGCCAATCAGAATAACGGAAATTCATACGCTAACAATACCAATGTTTTCCATAATATTTCGGTTACCAAAATATTCCCGAAAACCCAGATGGAGCTGAGTATGCAGCTTATGAATATCTTTAAAAGACCTTATGGGGATAATACCACTTATAGCCCGGATGGAACCTTTAGAGAGTATTCAAAATGGGATTGGTATGGTGTTTCCCTTACTTTTGTAAAGCGTTTCGGAAACCAAAAGGTAAAAGAAGCTACCAAAAAAGATGTGGAGAAAAATTCAGGAGAAGCGAAATAG
- a CDS encoding DUF2652 domain-containing protein: MKDTDIQEGIILIPDFSGFTEFVFNTKLYTGEYIVRQLLSTLIDVNDQYFEISEIEGDAILFYRYDENPSYQNISGMLWKMRNAFNRKIKELSKSLSTTIELSLKFIVHYGAFSQYNIGSFRKLYGKTIVEAHQLLKNGWAEQPSYALFSNSFLENTDNQEADFNIDQHHLPEVGMIHYFENIH, translated from the coding sequence ATGAAGGATACAGATATACAGGAAGGAATTATTTTAATTCCGGATTTCAGCGGATTTACTGAATTTGTGTTTAATACCAAACTTTATACAGGAGAATATATTGTAAGACAACTATTATCTACGCTGATTGACGTGAACGATCAGTATTTTGAAATTTCTGAAATTGAGGGCGATGCCATTTTATTTTATCGTTATGATGAAAATCCGTCTTATCAGAATATTTCAGGAATGCTTTGGAAAATGCGTAATGCATTCAACAGAAAAATAAAAGAACTGAGCAAAAGCTTAAGTACCACTATAGAGCTGTCTCTGAAATTTATTGTTCATTATGGAGCTTTTTCGCAATATAATATCGGAAGTTTCAGGAAACTTTACGGGAAAACAATCGTAGAAGCGCATCAGCTTTTGAAAAATGGCTGGGCAGAACAGCCTTCGTATGCTTTGTTCAGTAATTCTTTTTTAGAAAACACGGATAATCAGGAAGCTGATTTCAATATAGATCAGCATCATTTGCCTGAAGTGGGTATGATCCATTATTTTGAAAATATACACTAG